The genomic DNA CGCGACGTCGAGGAGATCGACACCGCCCTGATCAAGGAGCTGCGCGAGAAGGGGGCCCTGCCCGACTATGAACGCAACGAAGGAATGACGAAATGACCGACCCTCAAATCGGCATCCTGATGCTGGGCATCTTCATCCTGATTATCTTGCTGGGCTTTCCTATCGCCTTTACCCTGACGGCGCTGGCGGTAGCCTTTGGCTACCACGCCATCGGCAACGCCATCTTCTCGCTGCTGGTGCAGCGCGCCTACGGCGTCATGGCCAACGACGTCTTGATCGCGGTGCCGCTCTTTTTGTTCATGGGCTATATCGTCGAGCGCGCCAACGTTTTGGACAAGCTGTTCTCGAGCCTGCAGCTCGCCGCCCGCAACCTGCCCGCCTCGCTGGCGGTGGCCTCCTTGGTGACTTGCGCGCTCTTCGCCACCGCCACGGGCATCGTCGGCGCGGTGGTCACCCTGATGGGCGTCCTGGCCCTGCCGGCCATGCTCAAGGCCGGCTACGACAAGAGGCTGGCGAGCGGGGTGATCTGCGCGGGCGGCTGCCTGGGCATCCTGATTCCGCCCAGCATCATGCTCATCCTCTACGGCGCCATGGCCGGCGTCTCGGTGGTGAGGCTCTACGCCGCCGCCCTCTTTCCGGGTTTTATCCTGGCAGGCATGTACATCATCTACGTGATCATCCGGGCGCTCCTGAACCCCAGCCTCGCACCACGGCCGACCGAAGAGCAGATGAACGTGCCCTTCCGAGAGGTCTTCATCGGCCTCTTGACCTCGTTCTTCCCGCTGGCCATTTTGATCCTGTCGGTGCTCGGCACCATCCTCTTCGGTCTGGCGACGCCCCACGAGGCGGCGGGCATCGGCGCCTTTGGCGGTCTGCTCTTGGCCATCCTCTACCGCGGCCTCACCTTCGGGCGCCTCAAGGAGGCGGTCTTCCTGACCGCGCGCACCACCGCCATGGTCTGTTGGCTCTTCGTCGGTTCCTGGGCTTTCTCCTCGGTGTTCTCGCTGCTGGGCGGCCACCACCTCATCGCCGAGTGGCTGACCGGGCTCAACATGTCGCCGATCCAGTTCATGCTCCTGGCGCAGCTCATCATCTTTCTCCTGGGCTGGCCGCTCGAGTGGACCGAGATCATCATCATCTTCGTGCCCATCTTCCTGCCGCTCCTGCCCCACTTCGGCGTCGACCCGCTGCTGTTCGGGGTCCTGGTCGCCCTCAACATCCAGACCTCGTTCCTGACCCCGCCGATGGCGATGTCGGCCTTTTACTTAAAGGGCATCGCGCCGCCGTCGATCCAGCTCATCGACATCTTCAGCGGCATCATTCCCTTTCTGGGACTCGTCATCGTCACCATGGTGATCTTCTACATCTTCCCGCAGATCGCCCTGTGGCTGCCCAACTACCTGTACAGGTAAACTCCATAGGGCGTCGGTATAGACCCTCGCCATTAGGCACCGCCGTCCATAGCTGGAGCACGCGACAAGCGTGAGGAGGTCTCGTGGAAGACACGCTACATAACTTTGTCGGGGGCAAGTGGCAGGGCTCGAGCACAGCCCATTACGCGGACGTGCGCAACCCCGCCACCGCCCAGCTGCTCACCAAGGTTCCCCTGACCCCCGGTGAGGAAGTGGACAGGGCCGTTGGGGCAGCGAGTGAAGCCTTCGAGGGCTGGCGCCGCACCCCCGTCACCGACCGCATCCAGTACCTGTTTGGGTTCAAGGCGCTCTTGGAGGAAAACCTGGACACCTTAGCCCGCGCCATCACCCTCGAGTGCGGCAAGACCTACGCCGAGAGCGTCGGCGAACTGCGTCGCGGCATCGAGAACGTCGAGTGCGCCTGCGGCATGCCGAGCCTGATGCAGGGCTACAACAACGAGGACATCGCCTCCGGCATCGACGAGCACATGTTCCGCCAGCCCTTGGGCGTGGTGGCGGCGATCACCCCCTTCAACTTCCCCGCCATGATCCCGCTGTGGTTCATGCCCTACGCCTTTGCCACCGGCAACTGCTTTATCTTGAAGCCCAGCGAGCGGGTGCCGATGACCAGCCAGAAGCTCTTTGCGCTCATCGAGCAGTTGGGCGTGCCGCCCGGCGTCCTGCAACTCGTCAACGGCGGCAAGGAGACGGTGGACGCACTGCTCGACCACCCGCGGATCCGCGCGATTTCCTTCGTCGGCTCGACGCCGGTCGCCAAGACCATCTACTCCCGCGCCAGCGCCAACGGCAAACGCGCCCAGTGCCAGGGCGGCGCCAAGAACGCCGCCGTTATCCTGCCCGACGCCGACATGGACATGGCCGCCAAGATCTTAGCCGACTCGGCCTTTGGCTGCGCGGGTCAGCGCTGCCTGGCCACCTCGGTGGCGATCACCGTGGGCGAGGCCAAAGGCAGCTTCACCGAGCACATCGCCACTATCGCCGAAAACCGCCGGGTGGGCTACGGCCTTGGCGACGGTGTCGAGATGGGGCCGGTCATCAGCGCCGAGAGCAAGGCGCGCATCGAAGGCCTCATCGCCAAGGGCGAAAGCGAAGGCGCCAAACCCGTGGTGGACGGCAGGGGCAAGCACGTGAAGGGCTACGAAGACGGCCACTTTCTCCACCCGACCATCCTGGACGGGGTCAATCCGCAGGGCGAGATCGCCGGCACCGAGATCTTCGGTCCGGTCCTCAGCATGATGCACGCGAGCAACGTAGAGGACGCCATCCGCATCGTCAACGAGAGCAAGTTCGGCAACCAGGCCTGCCTCTTCACGAGTTCGGGCTACGCCGCCCGGCAGTTTCGCTACGAGGCCAGAGCGGGCAACATCGGCATCAACCTGGGCGTGGCCGCGCCGATGGCCTTTTTTCCCTTCAGCGGCTGGGGCGAGAGCTTTTTTGGCGATCTGCACGCGCAAGGCCGGCACGGTGTCGAGTTCTACACCG from Deinococcota bacterium includes the following:
- a CDS encoding TRAP transporter large permease subunit; the encoded protein is MTDPQIGILMLGIFILIILLGFPIAFTLTALAVAFGYHAIGNAIFSLLVQRAYGVMANDVLIAVPLFLFMGYIVERANVLDKLFSSLQLAARNLPASLAVASLVTCALFATATGIVGAVVTLMGVLALPAMLKAGYDKRLASGVICAGGCLGILIPPSIMLILYGAMAGVSVVRLYAAALFPGFILAGMYIIYVIIRALLNPSLAPRPTEEQMNVPFREVFIGLLTSFFPLAILILSVLGTILFGLATPHEAAGIGAFGGLLLAILYRGLTFGRLKEAVFLTARTTAMVCWLFVGSWAFSSVFSLLGGHHLIAEWLTGLNMSPIQFMLLAQLIIFLLGWPLEWTEIIIIFVPIFLPLLPHFGVDPLLFGVLVALNIQTSFLTPPMAMSAFYLKGIAPPSIQLIDIFSGIIPFLGLVIVTMVIFYIFPQIALWLPNYLYR
- a CDS encoding CoA-acylating methylmalonate-semialdehyde dehydrogenase, which produces MEDTLHNFVGGKWQGSSTAHYADVRNPATAQLLTKVPLTPGEEVDRAVGAASEAFEGWRRTPVTDRIQYLFGFKALLEENLDTLARAITLECGKTYAESVGELRRGIENVECACGMPSLMQGYNNEDIASGIDEHMFRQPLGVVAAITPFNFPAMIPLWFMPYAFATGNCFILKPSERVPMTSQKLFALIEQLGVPPGVLQLVNGGKETVDALLDHPRIRAISFVGSTPVAKTIYSRASANGKRAQCQGGAKNAAVILPDADMDMAAKILADSAFGCAGQRCLATSVAITVGEAKGSFTEHIATIAENRRVGYGLGDGVEMGPVISAESKARIEGLIAKGESEGAKPVVDGRGKHVKGYEDGHFLHPTILDGVNPQGEIAGTEIFGPVLSMMHASNVEDAIRIVNESKFGNQACLFTSSGYAARQFRYEARAGNIGINLGVAAPMAFFPFSGWGESFFGDLHAQGRHGVEFYTETKVVVERWPREWSRQF